A single region of the Photobacterium sanguinicancri genome encodes:
- a CDS encoding VOC family protein: protein MNKHEAINYLELPAKDISATKAFFTTVFKWTFVDYGPEYSAFSDSGIEGGFYQSDLMSTTLKGAALIVFYSDKLEQTQAKVEQAGGAIIKPIFTFPGGRRFHFIEPSGNEFAVWSDKE, encoded by the coding sequence ATGAATAAGCACGAAGCTATCAACTATTTAGAACTGCCTGCAAAAGATATTTCTGCAACAAAAGCATTCTTCACAACTGTTTTTAAGTGGACGTTTGTCGATTATGGCCCTGAATATTCAGCATTCAGTGACTCTGGTATTGAAGGTGGCTTTTATCAGTCTGATTTAATGAGTACCACGTTGAAAGGGGCGGCGTTAATTGTGTTCTATAGTGATAAGTTGGAACAAACACAAGCGAAGGTCGAGCAAGCGGGTGGGGCGATCATCAAACCTATATTTACCTTCCCCGGAGGTCGACGTTTTCATTTTATCGAGCCAAGTGGCAATGAGTTTGCGGTGTGGTCGGATAAAGAATAA
- a CDS encoding NAD(P)-dependent oxidoreductase yields the protein MTTHKIAFIGLGTMGFPMAAHLANAGHDVTVYNRTTATAERWLAQYKGSHALTPAEAAKGAEFIFTCVGNDDDVRQVYTGENGILSTAQAGAVLIDNTTASAEVAREVAAAALTTNTHFLDAPVSGGEAGAVNGCLTVMVGGDAATFEKAHPVMSCFAKATTLMGDVGYGQVTKMANQLCIAGVLQGLSEAITLAKSAGLDIEQMTEVLKHGAAGSWQLENRAATMAKNDFDFGFAIDWMRKDLSICFDAADKLGVDLPLAKQVDERYASLQQRGYSRADTSVLIKQFDDEAR from the coding sequence ATGACAACACACAAAATTGCCTTCATTGGTTTAGGTACTATGGGCTTTCCTATGGCAGCTCACCTTGCCAATGCTGGACATGACGTAACCGTATATAACCGCACAACAGCAACGGCTGAACGCTGGTTAGCACAGTACAAAGGCTCACATGCACTGACACCTGCAGAAGCAGCAAAAGGGGCAGAATTTATCTTTACCTGTGTTGGCAACGACGACGATGTTCGCCAAGTATATACAGGTGAAAACGGCATTTTGAGTACAGCGCAAGCGGGGGCGGTCCTTATCGACAATACAACAGCGTCTGCTGAAGTTGCTCGCGAAGTTGCAGCTGCTGCTTTAACAACCAATACCCACTTTTTAGATGCCCCTGTTTCTGGTGGTGAAGCTGGCGCAGTCAACGGTTGCCTAACTGTAATGGTCGGTGGTGACGCAGCAACATTTGAAAAAGCGCACCCCGTTATGTCTTGTTTTGCGAAAGCCACAACATTAATGGGTGATGTTGGCTATGGCCAAGTAACCAAAATGGCTAACCAACTGTGTATTGCGGGCGTGTTGCAAGGTTTGTCTGAAGCCATCACATTGGCAAAATCGGCAGGGCTGGATATAGAGCAAATGACAGAAGTGCTCAAACACGGCGCTGCAGGATCTTGGCAATTAGAAAATCGCGCAGCAACCATGGCCAAGAACGACTTTGATTTCGGTTTTGCCATCGACTGGATGCGTAAAGATCTGAGTATCTGCTTTGATGCTGCCGATAAGCTAGGTGTTGACCTGCCATTGGCCAAGCAAGTAGATGAGCGTTACGCTTCGTTGCAACAACGTGGCTACAGCCGTGCTGATACCTCTGTACTGATTAAACAGTTTGATGACGAAGCGCGCTAA